From the genome of Rhizophagus irregularis chromosome 29, complete sequence, one region includes:
- a CDS encoding uncharacterized protein (SECRETED:cutsite_CSA-NC; SECRETED:prob_0.5014); SECRETED:SignalP(1-23), which produces MEHSDFKVSVINWLIFFVIGCSANCTILERKENFTNLVSSYALSIGYVFYIIDIDIGIDIDIDIELKLN; this is translated from the exons ATGGAGCATTCTGATTTTAAAGTTAGTGTGATTAATTGGC TGATATTCTTTGTGATTGGTTGTTCTGCTAATTGTACTATCCTGGAAAGGaaggaaaattttactaatttggtTAGCTCTTATGCGCTAAGTATAGggtacgttttttatattattgatattgatattggtattgatattgatattgatattgaattgaaattgaattga